The Chlamydiales bacterium STE3 DNA window ACTCCATTTTTGAAGAAAATGTCGACCTTTCAACCAAAACCGATAGCCAAGTCGATGTAAATTTTGATTTCCTAGATATCGGCAGATGGCTGCTGAAAGTGATCGGAGGCCCTAATAATGGTGCGGAATTTTCAATGCAGGAAAATTCCAGTTTTATCATCGGCACCGACCCAAATACCTGTGACATCGTTTTTCACGATACAAGTGTTTCTAGGCAACACGCCAAGATCACAATCAACGATGATGAAGAGATTACAATTGAAGATCTTAATAGCCGTAATGGAACTCTAGTTGATGGACAAAAAATTAATGGAAAAGAAGTTTTAAGCATAAATACCATTGTTACGACAGGAACAACAAGCTTTGTGATTTATGATCGCGAAGGAAATATGCAAACGATCATTTCTCCTTTACTCCCTTCAATTGTTAAGGTTTTGCAAAAAGATGATGGAAAAGAACCGGAGGCTAAAGAAAAAGAGGAGTCAGTCCCTCCAGTTGAACTTCCTAAAGAAGAAGTTCTGCCTCTACCCCCTGAAAAAAATCTAGCGAAATTCCTACTCACAGTAGGTCTCACAAGCTTGTTTGTTCTGACTGGCATCGGCGTTTATACTCTTTTTAGAAGCGAGCCGGTGGTTGTAGCGCAACAAGCGAATCCCGATAAGGTCCTTGCTGACATTTTTAAAAATCATCCCAACATTAAGTACTCATTTAATGGAACAACAGGGCGCCTATTTCTTGTGGGCCACGTTCTAACAGCACAAGACAAAAACCAACTTCTCTATAACTTGCAAGGCTTAAATTTCATTAAATCCATCGATGAGAATGGTATCATTATTGATGAATATGTTTGGCAAGAAGCAAACCTTTTATTAAATAAAAACCCTAAATGGCGTGGAATTACTATCCAATCTCCAACAGCGGGCCAATTCGCACTTTCAGGCTACTTGCAAACGAGGAATGAAGCGGAGCAGTTATATGAGTACATTTCATCTAACTTTCCTTATCTAGACCGCTTAGAAAAACGCATTATTGTTGATGAGGATATTACGATGTCTATAAAAAATGACCTCGATCAGCTTGGTATTCGGAACGTTAATGTTTCATTTCAAAATGGAGATGTTCAATTAACTGGCGGAGTCGCAAAAGATAAGCAATCAGCCTTTAATCAACTGGTTGAAGAAATCAAGCAGATCCCTGGCGTCCGCAATGTTAGAAACCAGGTAAATCAAATTGCCCCTGAACAAGCGATGATTAACATTTCCGATAAATACGAAGTTACGGGTTTTTCACTTATCGGCTCAAGATATAGCGTCATTATCAATGGACGTATAGTGACAAAGGGAGATATCCTTGACGGGATGCAGATAAAAGAAATCATTCCAGGAACGATCTTCTTAGAAAGAAATGGTGTTAATTATAGAATTGATTTTAGCAGCTAGTTTAAAAAAACAAATATACAAATATTTACTAGGAACCTTGCTGTATAAATTATTGTTTGCTACAATAAAAATAAGATAACTTAATCATTTAATATCTAGGTCAGCAATATGTTTGGATTAGAGAATCAGAAAAAGAAGAAGAAAGCAGAACCGTTTGTTTTTGATCTCGAAAAAGAACTAATGACCTTAAAAATGCATAAAGAGATTAAAGAGAAAGTGGAATCACGCATTCAATCGATTAAAGAGGTTTTGAGAGTTGGTGAAAATAAAGAAGAGTTTGACCAGATGGGCGTCATGCTGCATGGGTATACGTCGCTTTTAAAAATTTTGTCTCGCTTTAAGCCAAAGGGTTAAGCTGGAGTAAGCTATCGATGGGCTTTTTATTAAAAAAAGCACATTCATAGCTTATTTAAGCTTTATGTATGGAGTTTAAATAGCCAGTTTTTAAGTTGGAGTGGTCCAGAAAGAGCATATCAAAGTGCTCAGGAAATGAAATTTCCAGTATGGACCCCTAGCAATCTTATAACTCCTTTTTAATAGTAGTTGTTTGATGAAAGGAGGCAACTTATGTCCTATCCAAGTTCACCTGTCAATTTTGATGGAAAAAATATTCAGTCAGGTTTTAGCGTTAACGTCCTATTCTCCATCATTAATGATGCGACGATTAGTGCGAAAACAAAACTTTTAGAAATTAAAAGCCGCAGATCTGCAGTTAGCATTGGCGACATGTTCGAAATGCAGATGTTAATGAACCACTTATCACAGCTTTCCGAAATGTCAACCGGTGTTGTTGTAGCGGCAAACAGCGCTATTATGTCAATGGCTCGCGGTGTTAAAGGGTAACTTTAACAGGCTTGTAAAATTTTTGGAGAAGCGATCTAACTTCTCCATAAAAGAAAAAGCACCTATTGATAAATTAAGTAAAAGTAATTATTTTTTACTTAACTGACGTAAAAACTCGAAAGCTAAGCTGCCTTCCTAGTGGTTATGCGATGATCAACAAAAGAGAGGCAGAAGCTTTCTTGTTCACTTTACGAAAGCAGTCACCTGCTAGAACCCTCTTCAAGGAACGACATGGAAAATTTAGCTGACTTTAAAGATGACTTTGCCCTGTTAATCGAAGCAGGATTTATCGCTGTGAAACAGCTCGATGAAATCAGCGCAGCGCGCATATTCAACGCAGCGCAAATGATCAATCCCCATAGCGTAGCTCCGCAAATTGGACTTGGCTACATTGCTTTAAACAAATTGGAAATCAAGCAGGCCATTCGCATATTCGAAGCTGTCGTACAAAAAGAGCCAGAAAATTACCTTGCTCAAACTTTTCTTGGGATGTGCTTTCTGCTGACAAAGCCCAAGAGAAAAAAAGGGGAAAAGCTCATTCAAGAAGCGATGGACAAGTCCTCTGATCCTACCATTAAAGATCTTGGAGCCGTCTCCCTTGAATGGGCCGAAAAAGACCTAAACAAAAGCAAATCGCCCTTTTTTAGCAGTGCGGTTGCTGAAGAGAGTTAGAGTGCTTAAACAAATTGTTCCTCATCCTTATCAATGTAAGGAGGAGTTTTTGATATGAGTGAAGAAAAAATTGATAGAATAGAAGAAATCAGTGAGTCTCTAAAGTCCGAACCTGCAGAACTAGGGGGCGAGACAAATCGAGCTGCACCTAACAAAGATCAGTTCGATACTCTTTTGAACTTAGAAGATCAAAAGGCTCCTACACAAAAGCAGGTAGAGACTTCTTCAGACAAAACATCTCTAATGGACGAAGTGCGCAGTATTAACCAAAAAGTTGGCTCGATTGGAAAAGCGACTTCAACAGAACTTGCCGAGCAAGCCAATGGGGTTATTGCCCAAATCGAAGAAGTCAAGTCTAAACTTACTACCCCAGATTTAGAGATAAAAGGTTCAGTACAGACGCTTTTGCGCAATAAATTGAGCCACATTGATGAAAATTTGAAGATTGCTTTAAACCGAGCAGGCTTAGAATATGCTGCGCCTCCTGAGGGGCTTTCTACAACAACTACAAAGGACCCTGGCAATTTAGCAAATCCCATTGAACGTTTCCTTGGCCTTTTAACGCATGGACAATACCAATTACAAAGGCTAGCCAACGATATTGAACACATGCGTAATACGCCAAATGACATCAACCCTGCCAGCATGCTCGCAATCCAATTAAAAATGGGTTATGTGCAGCAAGAACTCGAACTATTTGCCAACTTACTTAATAAATCTCTTGAATCGATTAAAACGATCATGAACGTCCAAGTTTAAGGGCGCAAAAACAAGTTTAAAGTCTCCTTCTTTCTCCTTCTCTAGAGGTTTTTTACTAGGCGGGGTTTAGAAGGAAGCTTTCTCTTTTACTACATTTACGGATACATTGATGAGCATAGAAGATTTTGACAACCTTATCGGCAGCCTGGACGAGTTGCAACTGACAACTGTAAATGGCCGTATTACTGAAACCGTGGGTATGTTAATCAAGGCAATTGTCCCCCAAGTTAAAATTGGTGAAATTTGCTTGGTGAAACGTGAAGGTGAGCCTTTAATGACCGAAGTCGTCGGATTTACAAGAGATGAGGTCTTCTTATCCCCTCTTGGAGAAATGTCTGGCATTGGCCCCTCCTCTGAAGTTATTCCCACTCGCCTGCCCCTCCACATTAAAGTCGGCCCAAATCTCTTAGGCCGCGTTCTTAATGGCCTTGGAGAACCGCTGGATACTGCAACGAAGGGACCTCTTGAAGTCAACGAGGTCTACCCTGTACTCCAGGCACCTCCTGATCCACTCAAAAGACAGCGCATCAATGAGCCTGTTTCTGTGGGAATTAGAGGGATTGACGGGGTATTAACGACAGGGCTTGGTCAAAGAGTTGGTATTTTTGCGGCCGCCGGTGGAGGAAAATCGACTTTGCTTGGAATGATCGCTCGTAATGCAAAAGCAGATGTAAATGTCATAAGCCTCATTGGAGAACGTGGTCGTGAGCTTAGAGATTTTATTGAAAAGGATTTAGGGCCTGAAGGACTAAAGCGCTCTGTTCTTGTGATTTCAACTTCAGACCAAGCTTCTCAGTTGCGCCTTAATGCGGCCTATGTAGGAACAGCGATTGCAGAGTACTTTAGGGATCAAGGAAAATCCGTGATTCTCATGATGGACTCTGTAACCCGTTTTGCAAGAGCTTTAAGAGAAGTCGGACTCGCTGCAGGTGAACCTCCGGCACGAGCAGGCTATACCCCTTCTGTTTTTTCGACCTTACCAAAGCTTCTTGAGCGCTCGGGCAGATCCGACAAGGGTTCCATCACTGCATTTTACACCATCTTAGTTGCTGGTGATGATATGAATGAGCCCGTAGCTGATGAAGTACGCTCTATTCTTGATGGCCATATTATCCTTTCCGCTGATCTTGCACGCCAATACCACTACCCTGCTATCGATGTGCTTTCATCCGCAAGCCGTGTGATGCCCTCAATCGTGCCAAAAGAACATCTCCAACTAGTTGGAAAACTAAAGGAAGTCTTGGCGAACTATAAAAAAAATGAGCTGCTAATTAAAATTGGGGAATACAAAAGAGGTGCTGACAAAGCGGGCGATTTCGCTATAGACCACATCGACAAAGTCAATCGGTTTTTAAAACAGAGCGTCGACGAAAAATGTTCTTTTGAAGAAACCATGCAGCTACTTAGAGGATTATTTAAATAAGTATGGCTAAATTAACCTATCCTTTGCATCAAGTTTTAGAGATTAAAAAAAGACGTGTTGAGGATGCGGAAAAAGTTGTTGTGGAAAAGCGCAACCTTCTGAAGCAAGAAGAAGAGAAGCTAAAACAGCGCGAAAAAGAAAGAGATAAGGTTAAGGAACACCATACTCATAAGCTTCAACAGCTTCGCGAGGAGATGGATCAAGGAACAACTAGCCCAAAAATTCAACAGATGAAAATTTACCTAAAGGTAGTGCAGGAAAACTTAAAAGCTGAAGAGAAAAAAGTCAACGATCAGAAAGAACAAGTAAAAACAGCTCAAAAAAATCTAGAAGCAGCTTTGCAACACCTCAAATTTCGCCGATTGGAAGTAGATAAGCTTTTAACACATAGACAAGACTGGGAAAAAGAAATGCGTAAGGAAGAGGAAATTATCGAAGGTAGAGAGCAAGATGAAATCGGCTCAGTCGTCTACATGATGAATAAACGGACACGTGCTTAATTTTATGTAGCTGCTTGTTGCAAACAAGGCTACAAGGAGAGTATCATGGTAAGCCCAAATTTTAAAATCGATCAACCTAGAGATAAAGATGTCAAATCTTCTGACGACCGCTATCTCAAAAAAGATCACACACCATCACGCGACTTTCAAGAAGTTGCAGAACAGGTCGATGAAAAGCGCTATCGCGAAGAAAATGCTCAGAAGACAGATAAGAAATCGACTAAAAAAAATGACCGAAAAGCAGCCCATCGTGAACCTGAGGAAGAGCGGCCTGCATCGCTTTTTGACCTTGTACGTAATACACGCAATAACAAAGATGACAACGAAGAATCAAAACACTCCCGTGAAGATACAGTCGATGAGGAATCCTTACAGCTTAAGAAAAAAACAGGTTTAAGCGAAGGAGAAGACAAGAAAGAAATACAAAAAAGGAGTAACTCAGAGTTTATTCCAGAACGCCATGATTTATCTACCGTCAATCCCCTATCTGCGCATTCTTCCATGACCAACCCCATTAATCTAAATACTTCTCTAAAGCCGCAAGCACCCGTTGCTCAGGTACAAAACTTACAGGAAGTTTTTGACCGCATCGCCAAAGAGGCTTATTCTCTTGAAACAAGTGGTAAAACCGAGACAGTTGTCACTTTAAAAGGTTCTCTTTTTGATCAATCTAGACTCATCTTATCGGAATTTGATAGTGCAAAAGGAGAATTCAACATTACGATCGACAACTTAACTCAAGCAGCCAAAAACGCTTTAGACATGAATCAAAGTGCTCTGATAGACAATTTGAGTAAAAAAGGGTACATGGTGCACATCATGACCACAACAACAACGATAGAAACTCCGCAAATTGATGTCACACAGTTCGCACAGGATGATTCTGAAAAGCAAAATAATCCTGATGAACAAAACTCAGGACAAAAAAATCAGGGCGAAGAGTAGTAATAGGATAAAAATCCCATTGATCTTTGACTCGAATATTGAATATTGATAAGAAAGAATGTATAGTGACTCTCCATAATGGAATTTCCTCTTATAAAAAAATTCGTGAATCTTGAACAAGAATAGCAATAATTAACTCTGTAACCTAGGAATTCTCTTGAGCGAGTTAACATCCACACCATATGACTGGCTGCGCCAAATTCCCAAAGAATTAAAAGAACTCGATGAGATTCCCCTGTGGGGAGGCGCCCCCCCTTTTTCTTGGGAGGATTTTTCCAAAAATTTAACTGCAGCACTTAAATTGCGCTCTTGCATTGTGACTCCTGGTGAAATCGGATGGAGAGAACCCTCTGAAATTGCGAATAAAATAAATGAGGAGCCCTTGGCTCTTACTTTTGCACTTAATCCTCTTGAAGGACATTCCTACTTGCTTTTAGCACACGCAGAAGTAGAAAAGCTGCTTAAAACTCTTTT harbors:
- a CDS encoding putative type III secretion system protein SctD (Product derived from UniProtKB/Trembl:D6YSB1;Gene name derived from UniProtKB/Trembl:D6YSB1) encodes the protein MTARLVAEEGILKGLILPLEGGDQWIIGRDPDACQLLLEDPAASRKHLLCRKSREGIVLENLSKTNPVQVNNEELVTPRILQDGDTLKIGSGIFRFFLDLTPLNNSSGNDSVKTETQNIDEKTDSIFEENVDLSTKTDSQVDVNFDFLDIGRWLLKVIGGPNNGAEFSMQENSSFIIGTDPNTCDIVFHDTSVSRQHAKITINDDEEITIEDLNSRNGTLVDGQKINGKEVLSINTIVTTGTTSFVIYDREGNMQTIISPLLPSIVKVLQKDDGKEPEAKEKEESVPPVELPKEEVLPLPPEKNLAKFLLTVGLTSLFVLTGIGVYTLFRSEPVVVAQQANPDKVLADIFKNHPNIKYSFNGTTGRLFLVGHVLTAQDKNQLLYNLQGLNFIKSIDENGIIIDEYVWQEANLLLNKNPKWRGITIQSPTAGQFALSGYLQTRNEAEQLYEYISSNFPYLDRLEKRIIVDEDITMSIKNDLDQLGIRNVNVSFQNGDVQLTGGVAKDKQSAFNQLVEEIKQIPGVRNVRNQVNQIAPEQAMINISDKYEVTGFSLIGSRYSVIINGRIVTKGDILDGMQIKEIIPGTIFLERNGVNYRIDFSS
- a CDS encoding Type III secretion needle formation regulating protein (Product derived from UniProtKB/Trembl:F8KX47;Gene name derived from UniProtKB/Trembl:F8KX47) gives rise to the protein MENLADFKDDFALLIEAGFIAVKQLDEISAARIFNAAQMINPHSVAPQIGLGYIALNKLEIKQAIRIFEAVVQKEPENYLAQTFLGMCFLLTKPKRKKGEKLIQEAMDKSSDPTIKDLGAVSLEWAEKDLNKSKSPFFSSAVAEES
- a CDS encoding hypothetical protein (Product derived from UniProtKB/Swiss-Prot:Q9PLQ9;Uncharacterized protein TC_0036) codes for the protein MFGLENQKKKKKAEPFVFDLEKELMTLKMHKEIKEKVESRIQSIKEVLRVGENKEEFDQMGVMLHGYTSLLKILSRFKPKG
- a CDS encoding putative ATP synthase YscN (Product derived from UniProtKB/Swiss-Prot:P40290;Gene name derived from UniProtKB/Swiss-Prot:P40290;EC number derived from UniProtKB/Swiss-Prot:P40290), whose translation is MMSIEDFDNLIGSLDELQLTTVNGRITETVGMLIKAIVPQVKIGEICLVKREGEPLMTEVVGFTRDEVFLSPLGEMSGIGPSSEVIPTRLPLHIKVGPNLLGRVLNGLGEPLDTATKGPLEVNEVYPVLQAPPDPLKRQRINEPVSVGIRGIDGVLTTGLGQRVGIFAAAGGGKSTLLGMIARNAKADVNVISLIGERGRELRDFIEKDLGPEGLKRSVLVISTSDQASQLRLNAAYVGTAIAEYFRDQGKSVILMMDSVTRFARALREVGLAAGEPPARAGYTPSVFSTLPKLLERSGRSDKGSITAFYTILVAGDDMNEPVADEVRSILDGHIILSADLARQYHYPAIDVLSSASRVMPSIVPKEHLQLVGKLKEVLANYKKNELLIKIGEYKRGADKAGDFAIDHIDKVNRFLKQSVDEKCSFEETMQLLRGLFK
- a CDS encoding Type III secretion needle forming protein (Product derived from UniProtKB/Trembl:F8KX46;Gene name derived from UniProtKB/Trembl:F8KX46), which codes for MSYPSSPVNFDGKNIQSGFSVNVLFSIINDATISAKTKLLEIKSRRSAVSIGDMFEMQMLMNHLSQLSEMSTGVVVAANSAIMSMARGVKG
- a CDS encoding Uncharacterized protein (Product derived from UniProtKB/Trembl:D6YSB5), whose product is MSEEKIDRIEEISESLKSEPAELGGETNRAAPNKDQFDTLLNLEDQKAPTQKQVETSSDKTSLMDEVRSINQKVGSIGKATSTELAEQANGVIAQIEEVKSKLTTPDLEIKGSVQTLLRNKLSHIDENLKIALNRAGLEYAAPPEGLSTTTTKDPGNLANPIERFLGLLTHGQYQLQRLANDIEHMRNTPNDINPASMLAIQLKMGYVQQELELFANLLNKSLESIKTIMNVQV
- a CDS encoding Uncharacterized protein (Product derived from UniProtKB/Trembl:D1R7T8), yielding MAKLTYPLHQVLEIKKRRVEDAEKVVVEKRNLLKQEEEKLKQREKERDKVKEHHTHKLQQLREEMDQGTTSPKIQQMKIYLKVVQENLKAEEKKVNDQKEQVKTAQKNLEAALQHLKFRRLEVDKLLTHRQDWEKEMRKEEEIIEGREQDEIGSVVYMMNKRTRA